The following coding sequences are from one uncultured Cohaesibacter sp. window:
- a CDS encoding ABC transporter ATP-binding protein has protein sequence MNKHDGQVSWGARGTARAAIAAGLDFDTIGCSFDGQSVLNDISFAIKPGEIVSLLGASGAGKTTLLRIAAGIEVPTSGVLRINDQIVAGAGKFVVPEARNVGLMFQDYALFPHLSILKNVMFGLNDLPQKVAETEAKAALERVGLAGFEAHFPHMLSGGQQQRVALARAIAPRPSILLMDEPFSGLDNRLRDRVRDETIAVLREMGATCVIVTHDPEEALRVSDRILLLRDGRIVQYDTPEQMYFAPVDHWAARFFSDLNEVDGTLSGDLVQTPIGSFAAKGFSEGQEVKVCIRQQGVQLHKAIEEGYVSALPARVKRRMFLGEVNLYEVSMKNCSEPFFARSSSGHFFAPEENIGVSFRKKDVLIFAKLT, from the coding sequence ATGAACAAACATGATGGGCAGGTTTCCTGGGGGGCAAGAGGCACCGCGCGAGCGGCGATTGCCGCAGGGCTAGATTTCGATACCATCGGCTGTTCATTCGATGGTCAATCCGTTCTGAACGATATTTCTTTTGCAATCAAACCGGGAGAGATAGTCTCTCTTCTTGGTGCTTCGGGGGCAGGAAAGACTACCCTGTTGCGCATTGCAGCTGGCATTGAGGTTCCTACTTCCGGCGTGTTGCGCATCAATGATCAGATTGTCGCCGGGGCCGGGAAGTTTGTGGTTCCTGAAGCGCGGAATGTAGGGCTGATGTTTCAGGACTACGCGCTCTTTCCACATCTCTCCATTTTAAAGAATGTGATGTTCGGCCTTAATGACCTGCCACAAAAAGTTGCAGAAACCGAGGCCAAAGCAGCGCTTGAGCGTGTCGGTCTGGCCGGATTTGAGGCCCATTTCCCGCACATGCTGTCTGGTGGACAGCAGCAGCGCGTGGCTCTGGCAAGGGCAATTGCTCCGCGCCCCAGCATTCTCTTGATGGATGAGCCATTTTCCGGTTTGGACAATCGCTTGCGTGATCGTGTGCGCGATGAGACGATCGCTGTTCTGCGAGAAATGGGGGCGACATGCGTGATCGTTACTCACGATCCTGAGGAGGCGCTGCGTGTCAGCGACCGCATTCTGCTGTTAAGAGATGGCCGTATTGTACAGTATGATACACCTGAGCAGATGTATTTCGCGCCAGTGGATCACTGGGCAGCCCGTTTCTTCTCAGATCTGAATGAAGTGGATGGGACTTTAAGCGGTGATTTGGTGCAAACACCGATTGGGTCATTTGCTGCCAAAGGCTTTTCAGAAGGTCAAGAAGTCAAAGTGTGTATTCGACAACAGGGCGTCCAATTGCACAAGGCTATTGAGGAGGGATATGTCTCAGCTTTGCCTGCCCGTGTTAAGCGACGCATGTTTCTTGGGGAAGTCAATCTATATGAAGTTTCAATGAAAAATTGCTCCGAGCCATTTTTCGCCCGATCAAGTTCGGGCCATTTTTTCGCGCCAGAAGAGAATATCGGTGTATCGTTTCGTAAAAAGGATGTACTCATATTTGCCAAATTGACCTAG
- the tatC gene encoding twin-arginine translocase subunit TatC, translated as MSDSEKEEIEESKAPLIEHLIELRSRLLKTVIAIAIAFLFCFYFASDIFNILVIPYERAVGDSHQVEMIFTAPQEYFFTQLKIALFGALFIAFPVIASQIYMFMAPGLYKHEREAFRPFLIATPILFALGACLVFFVVMPLAMQFFLSMEQVGVGPVEIRHLPKVSEYLGLIMTLIFAFGLVFQLPVVLTLLARAGLIDSAFLKSKRKYAVVVAFIMAAILTPPDPISQMGLALPTLLLYELSILSVKSVEKKRAERDEAEA; from the coding sequence ATGAGCGACAGTGAAAAAGAGGAGATTGAAGAGAGCAAGGCTCCTTTGATCGAGCATTTGATCGAGCTTCGCAGTCGGCTGCTCAAAACCGTGATTGCCATCGCAATCGCTTTTCTTTTCTGTTTTTACTTTGCCAGCGATATTTTCAATATTCTCGTTATTCCATACGAGCGCGCGGTGGGGGACTCCCATCAAGTGGAAATGATTTTCACGGCGCCGCAGGAATATTTCTTCACGCAGCTGAAAATTGCGCTGTTCGGTGCTCTGTTTATCGCTTTTCCCGTTATCGCCAGCCAGATTTACATGTTCATGGCGCCGGGGCTCTATAAGCATGAACGTGAGGCATTCCGACCATTTCTGATTGCGACACCTATTCTGTTTGCGCTTGGTGCCTGTCTTGTCTTTTTCGTTGTCATGCCGCTTGCCATGCAGTTCTTCCTTTCGATGGAACAGGTGGGGGTAGGGCCGGTTGAGATTCGCCACTTGCCAAAGGTTAGCGAGTATCTCGGGCTGATCATGACGCTGATCTTTGCGTTCGGGCTCGTGTTCCAGTTGCCCGTCGTTCTGACATTGCTGGCGCGGGCAGGGCTTATCGACTCCGCATTTTTGAAATCAAAGCGTAAATATGCTGTGGTTGTTGCGTTCATCATGGCTGCTATTTTGACCCCTCCAGATCCGATCAGTCAGATGGGGTTGGCGCTTCCTACGCTCTTGCTTTACGAACTTTCCATTCTTTCCGTGAAATCGGTTGAGAAGAAGCGAGCAGAAAGAGACGAAGCAGAAGCCTGA
- the tatA gene encoding twin-arginine translocase TatA/TatE family subunit has product MQIGIWQVAIIAVVVVLLFGRGKISDLMGDVAKGITSFKKGLKEEEKEAQQSLENKPSEQVSVDSEQKDKVN; this is encoded by the coding sequence ATGCAGATTGGTATCTGGCAGGTCGCAATTATCGCAGTTGTCGTTGTTCTTCTTTTCGGTCGTGGCAAAATTTCTGATTTGATGGGCGATGTCGCAAAAGGTATCACCAGCTTCAAAAAAGGCCTTAAGGAAGAAGAAAAAGAGGCTCAGCAGTCTTTGGAGAACAAACCATCCGAACAGGTTTCTGTCGATAGCGAGCAGAAGGACAAAGTGAACTGA
- the tatB gene encoding Sec-independent protein translocase protein TatB, which produces MFDIGWSEILVVVIITILVVGPKELPGLLRTVGKTVGNVRRMAGDFQSQFNQALREAELDGVADTLNDVRNLNPKNAVKNAVTKQLGDLSDVTDDVSKSLKESSDEINSSLNDKPASSSSSISDALDDADSDEKVPVEDTSVAEVTEEAASSTTSSPAADEESSVKEKAD; this is translated from the coding sequence ATGTTTGATATCGGTTGGAGCGAAATTCTCGTGGTGGTTATCATCACGATTCTTGTGGTAGGGCCTAAGGAACTGCCGGGATTGCTCAGAACTGTTGGCAAAACCGTCGGCAATGTTCGACGTATGGCTGGCGATTTTCAAAGTCAGTTCAATCAGGCTCTGCGTGAAGCCGAGCTTGATGGTGTGGCCGACACTCTGAACGACGTTCGAAATCTCAATCCCAAAAATGCGGTCAAGAATGCTGTTACCAAGCAGTTGGGTGATTTGAGCGACGTGACGGATGATGTTTCCAAGAGTCTGAAAGAAAGCTCGGACGAAATCAACTCGTCTTTGAATGACAAGCCAGCCTCCTCATCCAGTTCTATCTCGGATGCGCTTGATGACGCTGATAGCGATGAAAAAGTTCCTGTCGAAGATACTTCCGTAGCTGAAGTGACCGAAGAAGCTGCATCGTCAACAACTTCATCGCCCGCAGCAGATGAAGAAAGCAGTGTGAAAGAGAAGGCTGACTGA